The following DNA comes from Denticeps clupeoides unplaced genomic scaffold, fDenClu1.1, whole genome shotgun sequence.
GGATTAGACGCTCGTTACCCCGTGAGGGTCACCGTCCTGGGGAGGGAACGTGTTGAGGAACCCACGACCCAGGACTGTGATAACAGACACGCCCAGTGCACATAagggaattgggacttaccaggGCACCccgacatgacacgcagacacggacacacagtctaatactctggggAAGGTAAGCGTGTTGGGGGGGCGGCACGTACATGACACTGTGGATGTGACGGGGACACTTGTCCCTTTTCAGTCTTCAGGCCCACGGTCACTGTGAGACGTCTCGCAAAACGGAAAAAACCCCATAAAACCCCAGACGATGGGAAATGCCTCGGTTTACGTGTTGGAGGACGACTCTGGTGCCTTCTGCATCCAGCGGGTTTAAATAAGGGACCAAGCCGCTCTGACGTCTCGTTTCACCAGGAGGATCACGGTTCGAGatgtagggccctatgaagGGAACGTGATAAGGAACCCACAAACCAGTAGTGAGGAAATGTTTCAGTCAAGTGCACAATAAGGAATAAGGACTTACCGGGGCGTTGGTGTTGGGGggtgttagagttgtacgccgttccaacacttataaaccagagaagaatgacacgaagaagttgagctcttttacttgcaaggagagcgatcagagacgaccaatacagcagcctccaaaaagctctgccgtctcttccgcttcctctctttttattcaataatagggcggtacattcatcacaggatcacaccaaataagcttataatttgcatgtaggtttgtctctttggtagacgctccatcgccaaggtcttcttgtttttcttgcttctccgcggctgcaggcctcctcttatcaagtcgcggtcattctgttctgcaaacagcctttagcccaccagtttctgaagagactaatgattcaatgtagtgcgcatattaaaaagattaatatagtttaatgcatgcgagatatatatatatgtcaaaaggattaatagagtttagtacatgtgggatatatatgtcaaaaaggtagtaaaggttaatagcatgataacttatatacattttccaacaattcccccctgtttatcatgtatcatACCTTTTTCTAaatctcctgttttttttttttttttttacttaataacaacaacaataataataatagaaaaatcgtgagtatagtgatatatacatatatatatatatatatattttttttttttcttaataataacaacaataataataatagaaaaaatcgtgagtatagtgatatatacatatatctttttttttttttttttttcttaataataacaacaataataataatagaaaaaatcgtgagtatagtgatatatacatatatctttttttttttttttttttttttttttaataataacaacaacaataataataatagaaaaatcgtgaataaagaaaataaaaataataggaaAACATCGTGATTATCACACAGAGTGATAATGCTGTCCTGGACCACATAGGGACTGTAGTACggtgctgagaacaggccacatgacgcaccgaatcgaaaccacaatgcaaccaaccaagcattcaagagaacaaaaacgtggtgtcgctgttcaggagaggacagaataaacgctaccctgccgattcaaaacgttgctcctttttttttttttttttttttttttttttttcattgaatcagcagattcaagtctgctgagagatccatattctaccatcctatcaccataagtcaccatatttccgaacgtcgtttccagccttatccaaacagcaccttgcctgataaatataggaagttcagaattaaaacatcaaaaagcctgataaattcaggaaatacagaattaaaacaacaaaaaatacatttaaaacataatgagtcaagcatatgtcccccaatatttcccccctgtttatcatgtattgaactttttttatttttttttttttcctatagtACTTCCCTCTTCCGGTAGGATTTtcgactattagttcataaaccgagcaatacatttacactcaaagggatgttgcttcaattctcgaagatagattctcggaacagttggctcaactgaaagtcactgggctccatggacatctcaaagccctcatcgtggattttattttccaagagcgggtataactgtgtgggatcaacctccctgggtgataaggccgtagtgatgagacggttcacaagactgcacagacaaggaatacaacaacatccacacaaggtcagaattgctgcaaatacagccatagatgttaaaacagattgaactagggctttgtatttcccgaatacattcatccaggaatcccacatcgtagtttccacccctgaatgctccttcatcttccggttgagggtgcgcaggccgtcaatggccaatgtcagactgcctcccgcagctgtgttgtttggtatgaacgagcagcattgctctccaaacacggcgcaaaaccccatttttctcagccaagagcatatcaagcgctgttctgttctgaaaagccattaggggagtggcggataattgcccatgcacggcctcaaaaccgtcttgtgtccaatttcctaatttctgaacattgtaatggatgtagttgatcctgtctacgttcttattaatcgtacaccaccaacacaaggttgattctaatcccgctgctatttgatttgctattttatattcgtcaggcacccccctgggaaccccaattgcatctatgtaagttggatctgttagcttctcccagggcggggttgaccgcttcgtctggtgccagtctgcaggcaccaggctgtctattttgaataataggttacttattgttgttggatatatggacactggtaataaaagggttactaagacacacaacccggtggtgtttgtgggcaatcgatcaaacaacctgatcccaaacttgatcccaacttcTGCAACGACAATCAATGACATtattacctgtaataatggtcgtggccccatacaaagcacgcaatcttgttgagtgacattagctgcttgctacacttaaagaagccaattgttgtttttaccacatcaagcatgtatcaatgttttttttttttttaatataggcTAAAGCCATATGTAGCTGTACCAGTCCCACCAACCCCCCTGTTGAGACATGTGTTTTCCCATGGGTCAAAATCGCAGCccatttgtatgtagatatgtacatacgtagatttttttttttttttttttttttttcttaaaaaaattgtaaataataaaaatgaaatgaacagttgtcgataaggtaacatccaaattgcatcaaaaacccgcgtagaaacacatcctcagtcatgctgaaaatccaagaCTACCATAGCAGTAACATCCAAAATCCGTTACGCACCCGATTCGTCTTTACTCAAAAATTTgcacctcccaaaaataaataaaaaaagaatgcatgaaaaatcagctaaaggacatagtgaaggagaacagaggtgatacggtcacaattttggaggcctaatgtgggtggggagtctgtttaaagctaagagggcctgctctgcatcagggttccacagcacctgagaagacatcgatttataatgagtgagggcagttaaaggcttgctgaaccttggaagaaatactcaatggtaggaacaaaaggcaataaataacaacaactgttttacagtaatggatgtgaggagtttggatgacaggtcATATCCAAACTGGTGCCTTCTGCATCCGGCGGGTTTAAATAAGGGACCAAGCCGCTCTGACGTCTCGTTTCACCAGGAGGATCACGGTTCGAGatgtagggccctatgaagGGAACGTGATAAGGAACCCACAAACCAGTAGTGAGGAAATGTTTCAGTCAAGTGCACAATAAGGAATAAGGACTTACCGGGGCGTTGGTGTTGGGGGGGCACAGAAGTGACTAAATcagttggtctcccaccatgtgaaagtgaagtgattgtcattgtgaaacactgcagcacggcacatggtgacacaacgaaatgtgttctctgcttttaaccatcacccttggtgagcagtgggcaccatgacagccgcccggggaacagtgtgtggggacggtactttactcagtggcacctcagtggatcgggattcgaaccgcaaccttcttattacaggccagtttccttaccagctaggccaccaccatgtgcactgtcatcagcacaaaaatgtctaataaacaataaaattcaccatCCGCCCTGAATTGTTCTAACAACTCGACTATTGAGTATAAATTAAACAAAGGCAtcagtttaaaatgattttattacagTTTCATTTGCTGCTTTACTAAATTTCCTGTTTCTTCTCCAACAGTGATTCATTCCTGGACAGGATTACACACAGCAACTACAGGAATAAAGGATCTTCCTGAATTTGTTGGTGTAAATTTGTTCGATGATGAAGTGACTGGAAACTTCGACAGTAAGAACAACCAGTTTGAGATCCGGCAGGACTGGGTGAAGGAGCTGGGAGAGAAGTATGTGGAGGATCAGACAAAGAGCTTCAGagattttacatggaaattcaAGGAGAATCTGAAAATGATCATGACTGAATTTAATCAgactggagatcaaggtaagaTCAACAAGCATCTTCATACCAAACACCCCTGGAGTTTtagttgtggtgtgtgtgtgtgtgtgtgtgtgtgtgtgtgtgtgtgtgtgtattagtcaCATCTTGGTGTACATAATGCCTGTTCAGGTGTGTTGAGTTAGttaggggttttattaataaacaataaataaatacaaataaacaatggcgtgGTGGCCAAGAATGGGAACTAAAGAGGaatcaactaaaacaaacccgcaggcgtgtggcgattgccagaactgaaaatacacaaccGTGCACTaaagtccacgaaaatgccgtcccttccgaaggggtggaattctctggcatttatgtgttagaattggccacaggtgatgagcccagctgcagtcaatcctgacaatagcgatccactgaggtgccactgagtaaagcgccgtccccacacactgctcccccgggcacctgtcatggctgcccactgctcaccaagggtgatggttaaatgcagaggacaaatttcgttgtgtcatcgtgtgctgtgctgcagtgtttcacaatgacaatcacttcacttttacttacaGAAAAACAGTACATTTTCTGcctgctctctcacacacacacacacacacacacacacacacattattctgTCCCGCTGGTGTGTAACCTCCCCTGTAAAACTAACTTTATCTTCACTGTGGATGTTTGTCCTTGTAAAAAGAAGTAAAATACGAGTTCATGTACACTCTCCACatctttatattatatatgatgCAGTAATTATACAGAATTTACacagtaaaatatttaatgacagATTTATATAAACTTAAAtcgttatttatttatgtaatgtaataaaccaGCTATTTACATTAAATGCATAATGTCAGAAAGTGACATTACtacaaaccaacaaacaaacataaaaactaAGGATGATCATAGAGCTTTTTACTGATTTaaattctctctttctcaggagTTCATACTTTACAGCACATGTACGGCTGTCAGTGGGAAGATGAAGATGGAGCTACAGATGGATACAGTCAGTATGGTAATGATGGAGAAGATTTTATAAAACTGGATTTGAAAAACCCTGATTGGGTTACTGCAAGACCACAGGCAGAAATCATCAAGCAGAAATGGAATGGAGGTGAAGCTAAATACTGGAAGAAATACCTGGAACATGATTGTGTTGAGTGGATAAAGAAGTATGTGATGTACAGGAGTATcagtctggagagaaaaggtacagcagcacacagaacaacacagagacacacacagcaggactgATATGTAACATCAGTAGGGATCAGAGTTACAAGTTGTACCTCTAAACTCTGTAACATAAAGAGTGGGAAGCCATATACTGAtgaattaaagaaaatattaatacaaaataaataaatacaaaagtcTTCTTAAATAGAAAAGTGTACaaaaaactgaatgagaattactggtgtcttctccttgtaagttactttggataaaagtgtctgcaaagtaaagtaaagtaaagtaaaacaaaaagatcCACTAGGCAGAAAGGCAACTTGTATACACTGATTCCACCCAGtgcagtctcacacacacacacacacacacactctattgAGTTAACTGGTGGTGAACAGATCTTTAGTTGTTTCTGTTGATAATTCAAAATatcaattatttttctttgttcattttaatttaatttgctctccctgttcccctcctctcttcctgtctctagtccctcctcaggtgtctctgctgcagacagacccctcctctccagtggtctgtcacgctacaggtttctaccctggTAAGGTGaagatcagctggcagaaagatggacaggacctgcatgaagatgtagatgttggtgagacgttgcccaaccatgacggaaccttccagaaacgtgcagaactcaaagtgacccctgatgtgtggaagaagaaccagttcacctgtgtggtggagcacaagagtggagacccaatccacacgatcctgactgaggagaagatcaggaccaacagtGCAGGTACAGAAGCTTCTAGCAGCTAatcaacacattttatattaaatccCACTAAAAAAGTTATTTGCTGAGATGAACGTATATTTAAGTTTGTTGCATGATGACTTTGTCAGTATGAGCTGTAGTGTCAGATCATGCTGATATGAATGATTTACAttcttttgtctgtttgtttttcacaaGATTTGTTCCCATAGTAGTAAATGTGTAAGTGTGACTCTCTACAAACTCTCTACGAATGTCACTATGACCCCCATTAATCCACCCAGTACACACTCCTCACTCCATACACTAACCCTAACCCAgaataaaagtaatttacaGTAATATTTTACTGCAGGTATtaatgttccaggcatcgttgctgggttggtggttgctgctctcgttctcatcgctgtggttgttggtgttgtgaaggttgtgaagagaagatcaggtgagag
Coding sequences within:
- the LOC114774192 gene encoding major histocompatibility complex class I-related gene protein-like codes for the protein MKILAAIILLLVDPASGVIHSWTGLHTATTGIKDLPEFVGVNLFDDEVTGNFDSKNNQFEIRQDWVKELGEKYVEDQTKSFRDFTWKFKENLKMIMTEFNQTGDQGVHTLQHMYGCQWEDEDGATDGYSQYGNDGEDFIKLDLKNPDWVTARPQAEIIKQKWNGGEAKYWKKYLEHDCVEWIKKYVMYRSISLERKVPPQVSLLQTDPSSPVVCHATGFYPGKVKISWQKDGQDLHEDVDVGETLPNHDGTFQKRAELKVTPDVWKKNQFTCVVEHKSGDPIHTILTEEKIRTNSAGTEASSS